The DNA sequence CCCGGAGGGCGTCGGCATTAAGTCGGTTCCGCGTAAGTCCAGACGATGACGCCGCTCTCGGGGTTGAGCGCGGCCAGCTGGTATTTCGCCCCGCTCACCACCACGAGCAGTTTGCCGCCCGAGAGACGCAGGCTGCCGTGGACCGCGCCTTCGACGGTCTGCTCCCAAACCGGCGCCCCCGCCTCGATCGAATAGGCGCGGACGGTCCCCTTCGAGGTCCCGGCGAACACCTGCCCCTCTTGGGCCGCCGGTCCGGCTTGGACGGGCGCCCCAACCTGGACGCTCCACAGCGGGCTTCCGTCGGCGAGTGCGAGCGCGCGCAGGGCTCCGCCCAGGTCCGCCGCGAAGACGGTTTCGCCGTCCGAAATCGGCGCCTGCCAGACCCAGCCCTCGGCCGCGGCCTCCCACAGAGTCGCGCCGGTTTGCGGATCCAAAGCGTAGATCCTGTCGGTGAAGGTGCCGACGACCAGTTTTCCATCGACCAGGTTCACCCCGCCGGCGATCGCCGCCCCCAGGTCGACCGTCCACTCCGCCGCCCCGCTCTCGAAATTCACCGCCATCACTTTGTGCTCGATCGTGGCGATGTAGATTCGCTCGCCGTTGACGGCCATCGGCCCCCAGGAGGTCATCTTGTCCAGCGGGATGCGTTTGATCAGCGCCCCGTCGGAACCGCCGAGCACCCGCAGGTCCCCGCTCTCGCTCGAGACGTAATACTCGCCGTCGGGCCCCTCGGCGATCGGGGCGATGATCTTTTCGCCGTCGCCTTCGGCTTTCCACACCGGCGTTCCGGTTTCCGCATTCAACTTGACCACCGCGCCGTTGTAGGCTCCGGCCACCAGGTAGCCCTGGGAATCGATCAGCGGATCGCCGTAGAAGAGCGTTTTTGCGTCCACCTCCTCCGGATACTTCCAGACCATCTCGCCCGAGGAGAGATTGACGGCGGAGATGTGATAGTTGTGCGCCAGGTAGGCCAGGTCGCCCCTGACGGCCAATCCGGCCCAGGATTGGTTGGGCGCGCCGCCGGCGCAGGCGGCCAGCAGCAGCGGAAGCGCCGCCGCCGCGAGCCGCGGGCGGATCCCCTTGCGGATTATCTTAATAAAGGAATGATCGCCAAGCATCTTCTATTCAACTCCATGCGGCTTCGGCCGCGCAACGCTTCGAATTCGGGTCGGCCCCAATCACAATCTACGTTTCCGGTGCGTTTACGGCACCGGATCGTATCCGCCTTCGGAGAACGGCGTACAGCGCAACAGGCGCTTGCAGCCCATCCAGCCGCCCCTCCAAACGCCGTACTTGAACACCGCCTGGTAGGCGTAATGCGAGCAGGACGGGTAGAAACGGCAGGTATCCGGGGCGATCAACCGCGAAAGCGTCAGCTGGTATAGCCGGATGGCCGCCAGCAGCGGCCAACGCGGCAGGGTGTTCCATTTTAATGGAAGCGACCGCAGCGGAGGATCGCTATCCGGCGCGGGGTTCGCGTCCGTCATCGGTTTCCGTCACTCCCGCCCGTTGAAACAGCGCGCGCACTGCCCCCAAGAGGTCCGCATAGGGAGCCGTGAGGGCGCCGCGGCGGGCCACC is a window from the Anaerolineales bacterium genome containing:
- the yidD gene encoding membrane protein insertion efficiency factor YidD; the protein is MTDANPAPDSDPPLRSLPLKWNTLPRWPLLAAIRLYQLTLSRLIAPDTCRFYPSCSHYAYQAVFKYGVWRGGWMGCKRLLRCTPFSEGGYDPVP
- a CDS encoding PQQ-binding-like beta-propeller repeat protein, with protein sequence MLGDHSFIKIIRKGIRPRLAAAALPLLLAACAGGAPNQSWAGLAVRGDLAYLAHNYHISAVNLSSGEMVWKYPEEVDAKTLFYGDPLIDSQGYLVAGAYNGAVVKLNAETGTPVWKAEGDGEKIIAPIAEGPDGEYYVSSESGDLRVLGGSDGALIKRIPLDKMTSWGPMAVNGERIYIATIEHKVMAVNFESGAAEWTVDLGAAIAGGVNLVDGKLVVGTFTDRIYALDPQTGATLWEAAAEGWVWQAPISDGETVFAADLGGALRALALADGSPLWSVQVGAPVQAGPAAQEGQVFAGTSKGTVRAYSIEAGAPVWEQTVEGAVHGSLRLSGGKLLVVVSGAKYQLAALNPESGVIVWTYAEPT